Below is a window of Gammaproteobacteria bacterium DNA.
AAATTATCACTCTTAGAAAAAGAGGATTCCACCGCACATCCTGAACAACTATTTGGGACTACATCAAACCCTCGCAAACCATCTACCCTAACAACATTCGATAGCAAAGAAAGAAAACATCACCCAGCAACTATATCTCTAACTGATCGGCAGTTACTCAGCTTCATAACCGATAATGATAAGAATTTTCCACTTTATAAAATATGGTTAGAACAATTTCCCTCGCAAAAAATACAAGCATTAGCTGTTACTTTACAGAAAGTTAATCAAGTTCAGCATGATTTCGAAAGCGATGTAATGCACTCTGAAAATTTTACTCTAGCTAAATTACGTCATTTTATTCAACGAGTAGCACAGCAGTTTTTCAATACGAGCCCGAAATCATATTCTACAAATTTAGAAACCACCATTGCCGGCATCTTAAATTTTTTAAAAGAATTAACCACTCTTCTAGGAAACATGAAATCATTCCAGGAGTTTATAGAAGCGACCTCGCATCCCTTGCCAATAGGAAGAATTTTAGTCATTTTGACTCATGATATGGTCATTTATAAATCCAGTAGTCATGAATCTGATGTTGAGCTTGAGTTCCCGCCATTCGGTGTTAATGCATTACTTTATGATTGGTTACTCTGTGACAAAGAAACTATTACCGCTCTGGAATTAAGTAAAGCTTTCGAAGCCCTCGGCTTATTAGCAGAAATAAATGTTTTAAGTCAACAAAAAATAAATATTAAACCATTTCTTTCCCACATGGAATCAGTTTTACGTGGAGAAAAATTAGAGGTAATACAAAAATGGCTACTGGGTTTAGGACGGCTGGCGGAAAATCAACGCCTAACCGCAGCTATACCAGCTGAACATATTAATATAGTGTTAGATATATTTGCTAAAAAAAATTTAAGCGACGGTTATTTGACCAACACAGCTTACTGGGGATTTTTAAAACTATTACTTTCGCGGCAAATTTCATCTTTATCTCTAATAAAAACAAAGCTGATAGATACTATTTTTTCAAATTTTTTCAAGGAGATGGATAGCAGAAGGGCTAAAGATTTATGTTTTATGGTTGATAGATTCGCTGCGACACTGAATTATCTGCCTAGCGTCAATATCTCTTGCGTTACATTGTTTGAGATTTTAATTCAAATCGAAAAAACCACCCAAATCCAAGTCTCAACTATTGAACTTGTTACCGCAAAAGATATCGGATCAGCACTGAAAGCTATCGGAGATATCACAAGGTTCAAATGGTTTTATAGCGATATCAATGTTATGTTACTACATAGAGTTGATAGTTTGTTAGCGCATTTATTAGTATTGGCCAACTTATGCAACTTCAACTTGTCAAAACAAAAAGAGAATATACAAACTTTAAGTGCAATAATCAACGCATTATATGGGTTAGCGCTATTAGGAATGACAAAACCTACTTTCAATAGTTTACAATTAACCAACATAGCTGTTGAGTTCTTGCCAAAATATCGCAAAACCTTGAAAGAATATAACTCACTTTTGACTAAATTATTCCTTTATTTATGCTTAGGAAGAATTAAAAAAATCAAGCAACATGAGCCCATATTAGCCGATCTCGACAAAATCAAACCATCAGATCCAGGCGCTAAAACACTATTAGCACAAATAGGCCGGCTGTTTAGTCGAGTAGGTTTCCACACCATACCAGAAGAAAACGAAGAGTATCATCCGCAGGATCTGTATTGTCAAAAAGGATGGGAAATCGTACTCGAAATGAATGGCGATATGCATGGCGCTAGAAAAAATCCCAAAGCAGTAGCAATGCAGGATTTGTTTAAAGGGTTTGCACTATCACATTTAACTGGCAGACCGGTATTTTATTTCGAATATTCTAAGAAAATACCTGTTCCCAAACTGGTAGTTAGTCAAATATCGCAGACATTTTATAATTATGCATTAACTGATAATGAAGACTTAAAAAAATTGCATGCGCCATCAGATCAGCATTTATTTGAATATATAACAGAACGAACTCGTGGCAGAGAAGTAAAGTGGGAAAAAGGATTAGCCGATAGCAAGGTAGCGATTGGCACAAATCCATTCCGTAAACCCCCTACTTCTTCTAGTGTAGAATCAGAACCTGAAACAACCCATACGCCTTTAGATATAGAAGATAAACATTTGCCACGGCGCAAAGCTATGCCAATAGTAAATAGAAAGCATGCTCCGCCTCTGTTTAATCAATTAATGACTGCGGTTAGCGCTGGCGATCTCAATATTGTACAAACGATTGTTTCTAGTAAGGAAAAACCCCTTAATCCTTTTACCAAGCAAGCTGATCCTTATATCTTTACCGTAGCACTTATGAAGGCCATGGAGGATGAACATAATAGTACAAGCCCACCCCTTAAACGCAATTTCCAAGGCATTATTAAATTCTTAGTTGACAACACCTCTATTTCATCTTTAAACATTGAGCGCTGTCAAATTTCTCCACTCATTTTGGCAAAAAAATGGCAACATACTAGTCCCGAAGTATTTAGAATTATTTCTGACCGCTGGGAAGAGCAAAGGAAAACCAATAGCAAGCAACGCAGAAAACTTAAAAAGAAAAACGAACCTCGAGAGAAAATAGACTGGTCTGAAATACAAGCAAAAGCAGATCAATTAACTTTTATTACTATCGATCACAAAAATTTGCTACGCCCAAATTCAACTGCAGCTTCTTTGAACCAAAACCCAAGCACTTCTGAAATGGCTAAAATACCTATAGACCCACCAAAGCAGTCTTTAGCCTCTAACATTCCAACTCCGATAGAAAAACTGCAAGCTGCCGCTGCAAATGGAAACTCTGCCGCTCAATATCAGCTTGCATTACATTATAAAAAAGACGAAGACCCTAGGCGCCATCTATTTTGGCTGCAAGAATCAGCCAGCAAAGGCTACAAACAATCCCAATATGAATATGCTTTACATTTACTGTCTGGAACTTACGGGGTTAAAAAAGATGAAGCTGAAGCGTACAGATTATTGAATTTAGCTGTAACTGAACCTCATGGCTCGGCGCAAGCACAACTTTTTTTAGGACAAAAGTGCTATGAACACCACGATAAACGATATCATCCACGCGCTTTATCTCTATTCCGATTAGCTGCGGCCAAAGGTTTGCCGGAAGCGCATTTACACATAGGCAACTGTTACTTTTTTGCCAAAGGCGTCGAAAAAAATGAAAAGCAAGGCTTTCATCATTATCAAATAGCCGCTAACCAAGAAGTAGCGGAAGCCCAATCTAGATTAGGAGATTGCTACGAGCGGGGAACTGGTGTACTAAAAAATCTTGATGAATCGGTTAAATTTTATGAATTAGCTTCGAAACAAGGAAATGGATCTGCTTCCTTTATGCTGGGCGTGCACTATGAATACTATGCTTGCCCCAAAGACGTTAAAAAAGCTAATGAATATTACCAATTGTCTGGGCGACAAGGATACAAACTGGCTGAAGTAAAAACATACTCAGTTTATAAACTTCCGCTTGAATTCTCTGATCCTGCTTTAATTCTTAAATGTTTAGAAGATCATTCAGTTTATCTAAACTGGATAAACCGGCAAGCTTCAAAAGACAAAAAAATAGCTATCCAAATGAGTCTGAACGTGATGCTAAAAGAATGGGATGTTTGGACAAAAACTTATTCACCGAAAAAAGTATTACCTATCATCTCCGTAGCAATTAATTCATTAAACTCTGTATTAAAAGAACCTTCATCTAAAAAATTGTCCCTTGATTCTGCTGCCTATTATGTTAGAGAAGTGTTATCAAAACCACAAGCCTTGCTTGATAAAGTGCATGCCTCCAGAGATCAGTCAGAACTACCACCAAGCCCAGAGATTGCTCTCGATGAAATTTTAGCTATTACTTCAAAATTGGCCAAGGAGCAGAAGGAGAAAATATCCAGCAAGGAAGAGAAGGAAAGATGGGATTCCTATGCGAAGTATGGCTATACAATTCAATTCTCATTATTGTTTTATTCATTACAACAATTTTTAAATGCTAACTTATTATCCACTACTACACTTGAAAAATGCATTGCACCTATCAACTTACTCATAGAAACCCCCCTGCTTATATGCAAGGCAGGCACAATTACTACTGAATGGCTGGAAAAACAACTCCCTAAAATAGATTTTTTACCGGAAACGGCTGTGCAATTTTTAAAATTTTTTGGGTTATTATCCGAAAAGCAATATCTAAAATATCCGCTGGCTAATGAGAGCATTCATTTGTTGTTAAATACATTAACAACATCAGAATCCATTGAGCTGCTTTTAGAGAGCCTACATGCATTGAAGTTATTAATAATTAGTTGGACTTTCAATCCTAATTCCGTTGAAACAGACACAATGATAGAAAAAATATTGTGCGCCTTGACAAAACAATTTTATATAGAGAATGATTCTAAAAACAAATCTAAAAAACCTTTTGACAACAAACAATTGTTGCATACGGTGCATTCAATTCGCGCTATTTGTGAATGTATGAACAATAGGTTTGATGCTCCCAAAGCACTTCCCGTTTCGGCCTTGAAAAACATTTTGCAAGCTATTATAAGCAATAAAACTTTACAGCGATCGCAGCTGATAGAAATTTTATTGTCTGTAGGCGAGATGCTGCGAGTCGGTGGCAATCATCAAGATGATATAGATCAATTAAAGCCCATGGTGGCACAATTAATTCGCACATTTGAACTTCAAGCAAAAACAATGAAAATGATGCAGGTCGGCGATACGCTTTATGCATTATCTTTATTCGGTTATCCACAAGATGGGAGCATACCCACAACAAATTTAACCGCGGCTTTTAAGGCTTTTCTTCATCCTATTGCCTATAAAACTTCTATTGCAGAATATCGAAAATGCGCCTATAAAGGCGCGCAATACTGGCAAAATGAACCACTTCCAGATTATATATTACCTTATATTCAAGCTACCAAGCCTAATATGCTTAGCCCACTGCAATTAGAATTAGCTGATGAGCTCGCCAAGCAAGAAGGTCTTGCTGATTATAAATTTGAATCAAATCCACAAATTGACTTGGACTATCCTCATATCTGCCTCACAAATAATGACCGCAGAGAAAAACATGTATTTGAATTGGAAGAAGATATTAAAACACGGGGAAATTCACGCTGGGAAAAAAGATTGCGAGATACTAGGCTGATTCATCGCAAAAATGAAGATGGCCATGTCATCACGACATTAACGCGAATTGTCTCACCATCACTTTTTCCGTTAGACAAGAAAACGGCTGTTGAAAAGATTCAAATGGTTATCAGCAGCGGGCCTCCAAGCCATAGATTAGATGATCCGATCAGACTAGAAAACCAAGGTTTGGCACAAGAACAATTCGAGGAAGGGCAGCGCTACGCCAAGGGCATAAATGGCGTGCCAGATGTTAAAAAGGCTGCGCTATTTTATAAATTAGCTGCGGATAAAAATTTACCAGATGGACAATTTGCAATAGCTAAGTGCTATCGCGATGGTGAAGGGGTGCCTGAAGATATACAAACTGCATTTAAATATTTTAAATTAGCGGCAGATCAAGAGATAGCTGAAGCACAACTTGTTGTAGCTGATAGTTATTTAAATGGTAAAGGGGTTTCGCAAGATAACCACCAAGCTTATCGATATTATTATTCTGCAGCAGATCAAAACTTACCAGAAGCTCAACATAAACTAGGTTACTGCTATCTTCATGGTTTTAATCGGGATGCAGAGATGTTAGAAAAGCATAAAAAATTTCCTGATTTAATTAAGGATAGCGAAAAATATGAGCGAGAAGAAAGTATTATTCATTTTCGTTCAGCTGCTAGTCAAGGATATGTTCCTGCCATAGATGAACTTAAAAAAATGGGGTTATGGTCTGAATCAACAAAAGAGCCTGAAGAAAAAGAAAAAAAACAATTCTCAACTGATTTAAGTGAGGAGAAAGACAGAAAACAAGAGCCAATTGCTATATCTGTTGATCAAATGTTGCAGGTAGTAGTGAAAAACTCTCCTATTCATGCTTCTTCATCTCCACAAATTGACAAAGATTCAACAAAGGATTCAGCTAGGTTAGAAACGAAAAGTAATTCTCCAAAATAATGAAAACGCCACTTGAGCTCTTACCGCGGTATAGCTTAATTCCTTTTAATTTTCTAAAATACCATTATTCTGAGGATAAATTATGGCGCATGTAGTATTTGAAACTTTGACATTGTTGAATGTGTAGCATGCCGGAACAACGAGCTATTGCTTTGTCAGAATTTCAAAATGAATGATAGACTTGAATTTCGCGTCAATGATGAGTTACCACAAAAATTAAAGGGAGAACCGTTATGTCAGATACTACCCTGATTAGCATACCAAATACCCACGGCTGCCTTGCTAACAGCTATTTTGCCCCTACCCAGTCTGTGACTGGCCCCGGCATTGTTTTACTACAAGAAATTTTTGGCGTGAATAATAGCATTCGAACCTGTGCCGATCGTTTTGCTAAAGCCGGTTATAACGTACTTGCACCTGATTTGTTCTGGCGCTTAAAACCTGGCGTACAACTCAGCTATGGAGGAGAGGATCTAGAACAAGCCTTT
It encodes the following:
- a CDS encoding tetratricopeptide repeat protein; translation: MSTESKIIPTKSLSTITKSLEPKAKDNKLSLLEKEDSTAHPEQLFGTTSNPRKPSTLTTFDSKERKHHPATISLTDRQLLSFITDNDKNFPLYKIWLEQFPSQKIQALAVTLQKVNQVQHDFESDVMHSENFTLAKLRHFIQRVAQQFFNTSPKSYSTNLETTIAGILNFLKELTTLLGNMKSFQEFIEATSHPLPIGRILVILTHDMVIYKSSSHESDVELEFPPFGVNALLYDWLLCDKETITALELSKAFEALGLLAEINVLSQQKINIKPFLSHMESVLRGEKLEVIQKWLLGLGRLAENQRLTAAIPAEHINIVLDIFAKKNLSDGYLTNTAYWGFLKLLLSRQISSLSLIKTKLIDTIFSNFFKEMDSRRAKDLCFMVDRFAATLNYLPSVNISCVTLFEILIQIEKTTQIQVSTIELVTAKDIGSALKAIGDITRFKWFYSDINVMLLHRVDSLLAHLLVLANLCNFNLSKQKENIQTLSAIINALYGLALLGMTKPTFNSLQLTNIAVEFLPKYRKTLKEYNSLLTKLFLYLCLGRIKKIKQHEPILADLDKIKPSDPGAKTLLAQIGRLFSRVGFHTIPEENEEYHPQDLYCQKGWEIVLEMNGDMHGARKNPKAVAMQDLFKGFALSHLTGRPVFYFEYSKKIPVPKLVVSQISQTFYNYALTDNEDLKKLHAPSDQHLFEYITERTRGREVKWEKGLADSKVAIGTNPFRKPPTSSSVESEPETTHTPLDIEDKHLPRRKAMPIVNRKHAPPLFNQLMTAVSAGDLNIVQTIVSSKEKPLNPFTKQADPYIFTVALMKAMEDEHNSTSPPLKRNFQGIIKFLVDNTSISSLNIERCQISPLILAKKWQHTSPEVFRIISDRWEEQRKTNSKQRRKLKKKNEPREKIDWSEIQAKADQLTFITIDHKNLLRPNSTAASLNQNPSTSEMAKIPIDPPKQSLASNIPTPIEKLQAAAANGNSAAQYQLALHYKKDEDPRRHLFWLQESASKGYKQSQYEYALHLLSGTYGVKKDEAEAYRLLNLAVTEPHGSAQAQLFLGQKCYEHHDKRYHPRALSLFRLAAAKGLPEAHLHIGNCYFFAKGVEKNEKQGFHHYQIAANQEVAEAQSRLGDCYERGTGVLKNLDESVKFYELASKQGNGSASFMLGVHYEYYACPKDVKKANEYYQLSGRQGYKLAEVKTYSVYKLPLEFSDPALILKCLEDHSVYLNWINRQASKDKKIAIQMSLNVMLKEWDVWTKTYSPKKVLPIISVAINSLNSVLKEPSSKKLSLDSAAYYVREVLSKPQALLDKVHASRDQSELPPSPEIALDEILAITSKLAKEQKEKISSKEEKERWDSYAKYGYTIQFSLLFYSLQQFLNANLLSTTTLEKCIAPINLLIETPLLICKAGTITTEWLEKQLPKIDFLPETAVQFLKFFGLLSEKQYLKYPLANESIHLLLNTLTTSESIELLLESLHALKLLIISWTFNPNSVETDTMIEKILCALTKQFYIENDSKNKSKKPFDNKQLLHTVHSIRAICECMNNRFDAPKALPVSALKNILQAIISNKTLQRSQLIEILLSVGEMLRVGGNHQDDIDQLKPMVAQLIRTFELQAKTMKMMQVGDTLYALSLFGYPQDGSIPTTNLTAAFKAFLHPIAYKTSIAEYRKCAYKGAQYWQNEPLPDYILPYIQATKPNMLSPLQLELADELAKQEGLADYKFESNPQIDLDYPHICLTNNDRREKHVFELEEDIKTRGNSRWEKRLRDTRLIHRKNEDGHVITTLTRIVSPSLFPLDKKTAVEKIQMVISSGPPSHRLDDPIRLENQGLAQEQFEEGQRYAKGINGVPDVKKAALFYKLAADKNLPDGQFAIAKCYRDGEGVPEDIQTAFKYFKLAADQEIAEAQLVVADSYLNGKGVSQDNHQAYRYYYSAADQNLPEAQHKLGYCYLHGFNRDAEMLEKHKKFPDLIKDSEKYEREESIIHFRSAASQGYVPAIDELKKMGLWSESTKEPEEKEKKQFSTDLSEEKDRKQEPIAISVDQMLQVVVKNSPIHASSSPQIDKDSTKDSARLETKSNSPK